A portion of the Calothrix sp. 336/3 genome contains these proteins:
- the fabZ gene encoding 3-hydroxyacyl-ACP dehydratase FabZ, producing the protein MSTATEANTTANPNPGSTQNPSDNPVSNPEPQKVFTIEEIHKLLPHRYPFALVDRIIDYIPGKSAVGIKNISFNEPQFQGHFPGRPIMPGVLIVEAMAQVGGIVMTQLPQLEGGLFLFAGIDKVRFRRQVVPGDQLIITTELLWVKQRRFGKMQGRAEVDGQLAAEGELMFSLVN; encoded by the coding sequence ATGTCAACTGCCACCGAAGCGAATACCACCGCTAACCCTAACCCAGGGTCTACCCAGAATCCATCCGATAATCCTGTGAGTAATCCCGAACCACAAAAAGTTTTTACTATTGAAGAAATTCATAAACTTTTACCTCACCGCTATCCCTTTGCCCTGGTAGACAGAATTATTGATTATATTCCTGGTAAAAGCGCTGTGGGGATTAAAAATATCTCTTTCAATGAACCGCAGTTTCAAGGGCATTTCCCCGGACGACCCATTATGCCTGGTGTACTCATTGTAGAAGCAATGGCACAGGTGGGTGGTATTGTGATGACCCAACTACCTCAATTAGAAGGGGGACTGTTTCTGTTTGCTGGTATTGATAAGGTGCGATTCCGTCGTCAAGTTGTTCCAGGAGATCAACTAATTATCACTACGGAACTGTTGTGGGTCAAACAACGTCGTTTTGGTAAAATGCAAGGTCGTGCCGAAGTTGACGGTCAGTTAGCTGCTGAAGGTGAACTGATGTTCTCCTTGGTCAATTAA
- the lpxC gene encoding UDP-3-O-acyl-N-acetylglucosamine deacetylase — MSQHTLAHEIVQTGVGLHSGATTQVRILPAEPGRGRYFVRVDLPNTPMIPAQVAAVNQAVLSTQLGKDEVSIRTVEHLLASLAAMGVDNARIEIDGCEVPLLDGSAQIWTESILQAGLVAQTTTDEVPVISITEPLWVRRDDMFVCAMPAQETRFTYGIDFDLSAIGNQWYSWSLTNALDKPDTCFAREIAPARTFGLLHQIEYLQKSGLIKGGSLENALVCGPEGWLNPPLRFANEPVRHKILDLVGDLSLLGKFPQAHFIAYKASHNLHIQLAQKILGFEIDDS; from the coding sequence ATGTCACAACACACTCTTGCTCATGAGATTGTCCAAACAGGGGTAGGACTCCATAGTGGTGCTACTACCCAAGTGAGAATATTACCAGCAGAACCAGGACGGGGACGTTATTTTGTGCGTGTGGATTTACCCAACACACCCATGATTCCAGCACAGGTAGCTGCTGTTAATCAGGCAGTTCTATCTACCCAGCTAGGCAAGGATGAAGTTAGTATCCGCACGGTGGAACATCTCCTCGCATCCCTTGCTGCCATGGGTGTAGATAATGCACGCATTGAAATTGACGGTTGTGAAGTTCCCTTACTTGATGGTTCGGCTCAGATATGGACAGAAAGTATTCTCCAAGCAGGTTTAGTAGCACAAACCACTACAGATGAGGTTCCAGTAATCTCCATTACAGAGCCATTGTGGGTACGCCGGGATGATATGTTTGTTTGTGCAATGCCTGCTCAGGAAACACGTTTTACCTATGGTATTGACTTTGACCTATCGGCGATCGGCAATCAATGGTATAGTTGGTCACTGACAAATGCCCTAGATAAACCAGATACTTGTTTTGCGAGGGAAATAGCTCCGGCTCGTACCTTTGGCTTGCTACATCAAATTGAATATTTACAAAAATCAGGACTGATCAAAGGAGGTAGTTTAGAAAATGCCCTCGTTTGTGGACCTGAAGGTTGGTTAAATCCACCATTAAGATTTGCAAATGAGCCAGTACGTCATAAAATTTTGGATCTAGTAGGAGATTTGAGTTTATTGGGAAAATTTCCCCAAGCTCATTTTATTGCCTATAAAGCCAGCCATAATTTACACATTCAACTGGCGCAAAAAATCTTAGGTTTTGAGATTGACGATTCCTGA
- a CDS encoding BamA/TamA family outer membrane protein → MRLSPVLMTVVAIAAPLGDNLSANAQTPESNQDFQVVGVFPATKTTENQSSAVVVPTKTPNQMVQVPPPEVPDIPPPDSQPQPPANTPDTPAPANITPNTPDTPAPENPPTITPAFPSNPENVPPNQTPAAAEETKVLVSEVVVKSQTGEQIVPKLEDEVYNAIRTKAGQTTTRAQLQEDINAIFATGFFANVQAVPEDTPLGVRVSFVVQPNPNLTKVQIQANGGQIPSVLPADTADKIFSKQYGDILNLRDLQEGIKELKKEYEKRGFVLANVIGAPQVQENGVVTLQVAEGVVENIRVRFRNKEGQETNEKGEPIKGRTQDYIVTRELELKPGQIFNRNTVQKDLQRVFSLGLFEDVNVSLNPGDDPSKVDVVVNVVERNSGSIAAGAGISSASGLFGTVSYQQQNLNGRNQKLGAEVQVGQRELLFDFRFTDPWIAGDPYRTSYTVNAFRRRSISLIFDGDDKEIQTFNPSKPNDEGDRPRVNRLGGGVTFTRPLSKNPYKNSEWVATAGLQYQRVSIRDEDGDIRKQGRLEGTNQFLDLSESGKGEDDLLLLQFGAARDRRNNALQPTKGSLLRFNVDQSVPVGLGTILLTRLRGSYSQYLPVKFTNFSKGPQAIAFNIQGGTVLGDLPPYEAFTLGGSNSIRGYEEGALSSSRTFLQASLEYRFPVFSVVSGALFFDIGTDLGTTTRAAELLNKNGTGYGYGLGVRVQSPLGPIRIDYGINDDGDSRINFGIGERF, encoded by the coding sequence ATGCGCTTATCTCCGGTTCTAATGACAGTGGTGGCGATCGCTGCGCCTCTAGGTGATAACCTGAGTGCCAACGCCCAAACACCTGAGTCCAATCAGGATTTTCAAGTGGTAGGAGTCTTTCCTGCCACCAAAACCACAGAGAATCAATCCTCAGCAGTGGTTGTTCCCACCAAAACTCCTAATCAGATGGTACAGGTTCCCCCCCCAGAGGTTCCTGATATACCCCCACCAGATTCCCAACCCCAACCACCAGCCAATACTCCAGACACTCCAGCACCAGCCAATATTACCCCCAATACTCCAGACACCCCAGCACCAGAAAACCCACCCACAATCACACCTGCATTTCCTAGCAATCCGGAAAATGTTCCACCTAACCAAACACCTGCCGCAGCAGAGGAAACCAAGGTACTGGTATCAGAAGTAGTCGTTAAATCCCAAACAGGAGAACAAATAGTCCCGAAACTAGAGGACGAAGTTTACAACGCCATTCGTACAAAAGCAGGGCAAACTACCACTCGCGCTCAACTTCAAGAAGACATTAACGCGATTTTTGCCACAGGTTTCTTTGCCAACGTGCAAGCAGTGCCAGAAGATACACCTTTAGGGGTACGGGTAAGTTTTGTTGTGCAACCTAATCCCAACCTCACCAAAGTCCAGATTCAGGCAAATGGGGGACAAATTCCTTCCGTACTGCCCGCAGACACCGCAGATAAAATTTTTAGTAAGCAGTATGGTGACATCCTGAATTTGCGCGACTTGCAAGAGGGAATTAAAGAATTAAAAAAAGAATATGAAAAACGGGGTTTTGTCCTTGCCAACGTCATAGGTGCGCCTCAAGTACAAGAAAATGGGGTGGTGACTTTGCAAGTGGCTGAGGGTGTGGTCGAAAATATTCGGGTACGCTTCCGTAACAAAGAGGGGCAGGAAACTAACGAAAAAGGCGAACCCATCAAAGGTAGAACCCAGGATTATATTGTCACGCGGGAATTAGAACTGAAGCCGGGACAAATATTCAACCGCAACACCGTCCAGAAAGACCTACAACGGGTGTTTAGTTTGGGTTTGTTTGAAGATGTCAATGTCTCCCTCAATCCCGGTGATGACCCTAGCAAGGTGGATGTGGTGGTGAATGTGGTGGAACGTAATAGTGGTTCCATCGCTGCGGGTGCGGGTATTAGTTCTGCCAGTGGTTTATTTGGAACCGTCAGTTACCAACAGCAAAACCTCAACGGTAGAAACCAAAAACTGGGGGCAGAAGTTCAGGTAGGACAAAGGGAATTATTATTTGACTTTAGATTTACTGACCCATGGATTGCTGGTGACCCCTACCGTACTTCCTATACGGTTAATGCTTTCCGTCGGCGGTCAATTTCCCTAATTTTCGATGGGGATGACAAGGAAATACAAACCTTTAACCCCAGTAAACCCAATGACGAAGGCGATCGCCCCCGTGTCAACCGTCTGGGTGGTGGTGTCACCTTTACCCGTCCTCTCTCGAAAAACCCCTACAAGAATTCGGAATGGGTAGCCACCGCAGGGTTACAATACCAACGGGTTTCCATTCGTGACGAAGATGGAGATATCCGCAAACAAGGGAGATTGGAAGGTACGAATCAGTTCCTAGACTTGAGCGAATCCGGCAAGGGCGAAGATGACCTGTTATTATTACAATTTGGAGCCGCCCGCGATCGCCGCAACAATGCCCTACAGCCCACCAAAGGCTCTTTGTTACGCTTCAACGTTGACCAATCTGTACCCGTAGGTCTAGGTACTATTTTACTCACCCGTCTCCGTGGTAGCTATAGCCAATATTTACCAGTCAAATTCACTAACTTTTCCAAGGGACCCCAGGCGATCGCCTTCAACATCCAAGGTGGTACAGTTCTGGGAGACTTACCCCCCTACGAAGCTTTTACCCTGGGTGGTAGTAACTCTATCCGAGGCTACGAAGAAGGAGCTTTAAGTAGTAGCCGTACTTTCCTGCAAGCATCCCTGGAATATCGTTTCCCTGTCTTTTCCGTGGTGAGCGGTGCCCTATTTTTCGACATCGGTACAGACCTCGGTACTACCACCAGAGCGGCGGAATTACTGAATAAAAATGGTACAGGCTACGGTTATGGTCTTGGGGTTCGCGTCCAGTCTCCCCTTGGTCCTATCCGTATTGACTATGGTATTAATGATGACGGTGATAGCCGCATTAACTTTGGTATTGGAGAAAGATTTTAA
- the purC gene encoding phosphoribosylaminoimidazolesuccinocarboxamide synthase — MSVNSKLYEGKAKIIYPTDTSNILLAVFKDDATAFNAQKRGTILNKGIVNCSISSKIFQQLELRGIKTHYIDSPAPNEMRVKAVKIVPVEVVVRNIAAGSLCKQTGLPLGTVLPKPLVEFYYKNDALGDPLLTGDRLFLLELATPEQVETITHLALQINEYLQDFFQKCDITLVDFKLEFGLDSQQQILLADEISPDTCRLWDNARSTDPNLRVLDKDRFRQDLGNVEEAYQQVLQRVLTVVQGE; from the coding sequence ATGTCTGTGAATTCCAAACTATACGAAGGCAAAGCGAAAATTATCTATCCTACGGATACATCTAACATTCTTTTAGCTGTATTTAAAGATGATGCCACGGCTTTCAATGCTCAAAAACGAGGAACTATCCTAAATAAAGGAATCGTGAATTGTAGCATTTCAAGTAAAATTTTTCAACAACTAGAACTACGTGGGATAAAAACTCACTACATAGATAGCCCAGCGCCCAACGAGATGAGGGTCAAGGCAGTTAAAATTGTCCCCGTAGAAGTTGTGGTGAGAAATATTGCCGCCGGTAGTCTTTGTAAACAGACAGGTTTACCCCTAGGGACAGTTTTACCCAAGCCCTTAGTAGAGTTTTATTACAAAAATGATGCCTTAGGAGATCCACTTTTGACAGGCGATCGCCTATTTTTGTTAGAATTAGCCACTCCGGAACAAGTAGAGACAATAACCCATCTAGCATTGCAAATCAACGAGTATCTCCAGGATTTTTTCCAAAAGTGTGATATCACCTTAGTTGATTTCAAATTAGAATTTGGCTTGGATAGTCAACAGCAGATACTATTAGCGGATGAAATTAGTCCCGACACCTGTCGTCTTTGGGATAATGCCAGGAGTACAGACCCTAACCTGCGGGTATTAGACAAAGATCGCTTTCGTCAGGACTTGGGAAACGTTGAAGAAGCTTACCAGCAGGTTCTGCAAAGAGTATTGACAGTTGTACAAGGAGAGTAA
- a CDS encoding adenylate/guanylate cyclase domain-containing protein → MTLLNVGSVLATLTELTQVNRTHTLLSRVKDLSVNEFVCLLDFITAEFQQFLRAIELINNEALETMLEKVLEAITLKIGQILQAEHTTIFLVDKDKGQLWSKIPQDNINKPLEIRTPINFGIPGHVANTGEYLNITEAAIHPLFSPDLEKQMGYKIRNILCMPVLSSKNQVVAVVQLANKAANIPFNHEDEERFRDFAASIGIILESCQSFYIAARNQRGATALLRATQTLGQSLDLEATLQIVMEQARILMQADRSTLFLHRKEMGELWTKVAAADEKTMMEIRIPANRGIAGYVASTGEALNISDAYKDPRFDPTTDRKTGYVTRNILCLPVFNSANELIGVTQLINKQQGSFTSSDEEFMRAFNIQAGIALENARLFESVLLEKQYQKDILQSLSDAVISTDMEGRIVTINDAALELLGCPLKENHGKGNKQLWEQNLIGRLVWDVVPIENLRMRLEDSLKVGARHYVPEQSLTVGIYSVSDETQNTEVCILAVRDRHNSHIFLPWNLFYTPQCDFLSADNVIEIERSLNLTVNPLTNPEGGVRGGLVVLEDISQEKRLKNTMYRYLTPGVAEQVMALGEDALMVGERKEVTILFSDIRGYTTLTENLGAAEVVSLLNQYFETMVEAVFNHEGTLDKFIGDALMAVFGAPLPLTENHAWRAVQAALEMRHRLAEFNQRRIVQEQPQINIGIGISSGEVVSGNIGSQKRMDYTVIGDGVNLSSRLEGVTKEYGCDIVISEFTYNLCSDKIWVRELDKICVKGKYQAVTIYELIGDRQTPLDADTKEFLALYKYGRQAYLSRDFAKAIAIFQSAKKIRPTDQPVEIHLERSLNYLHQPPSNSWDGIWTMVTK, encoded by the coding sequence ATGACACTCCTCAATGTTGGTAGCGTTTTGGCAACATTAACGGAACTAACACAGGTTAACCGTACTCATACTTTATTATCGAGGGTAAAAGACCTTTCTGTTAATGAATTTGTTTGCTTATTAGATTTTATTACTGCGGAATTTCAACAGTTTCTCAGGGCAATAGAACTGATTAATAATGAAGCCCTAGAAACGATGTTAGAAAAGGTTTTAGAGGCAATAACTCTCAAAATTGGACAAATTCTCCAAGCAGAACACACCACAATTTTCTTAGTTGACAAAGATAAGGGGCAATTATGGTCAAAAATTCCCCAAGATAATATTAATAAACCCTTAGAAATTCGTACACCAATTAATTTTGGTATCCCTGGTCATGTAGCAAATACTGGTGAGTATTTAAATATTACTGAAGCCGCAATTCACCCCCTATTTAGCCCCGATTTAGAAAAGCAAATGGGCTATAAAATTCGTAATATTTTATGCATGCCAGTTCTTAGTAGCAAAAATCAAGTAGTTGCCGTAGTACAACTGGCAAACAAAGCGGCAAATATTCCCTTTAACCATGAAGATGAAGAACGTTTTCGAGATTTTGCTGCCTCCATTGGGATTATCCTGGAAAGTTGTCAATCTTTCTATATCGCCGCACGAAATCAAAGAGGGGCAACGGCTTTACTTCGAGCAACCCAAACCCTAGGGCAAAGTTTAGATTTAGAAGCAACTTTGCAAATAGTCATGGAGCAAGCGCGAATTTTAATGCAAGCCGATCGTAGTACTCTCTTTCTCCATCGTAAAGAGATGGGAGAATTATGGACAAAAGTGGCGGCAGCAGATGAAAAAACCATGATGGAAATTCGTATTCCTGCCAATAGGGGAATCGCTGGTTATGTAGCTTCCACGGGAGAAGCATTAAATATTTCCGATGCTTATAAAGACCCCAGATTTGACCCGACAACAGATAGAAAAACTGGATATGTAACTCGAAATATTTTATGTTTGCCGGTATTTAACTCTGCCAATGAGTTAATCGGAGTCACACAATTAATTAATAAACAGCAAGGAAGCTTTACTTCTTCCGATGAAGAGTTTATGCGAGCATTTAATATTCAAGCAGGTATTGCTTTAGAAAATGCTCGCTTATTTGAAAGCGTTTTATTAGAAAAACAATATCAAAAAGATATTCTTCAAAGTTTATCAGATGCTGTCATCTCTACAGATATGGAAGGACGGATTGTCACAATTAATGATGCAGCTTTGGAATTATTAGGTTGCCCTTTAAAAGAAAATCATGGCAAAGGCAATAAGCAACTGTGGGAACAAAATCTAATTGGACGTTTGGTATGGGATGTTGTTCCTATCGAGAATTTGCGGATGCGGCTAGAAGATAGTTTAAAGGTGGGGGCAAGACATTACGTTCCAGAACAAAGTTTAACGGTGGGTATATATTCGGTAAGTGACGAGACGCAGAATACAGAAGTTTGTATTTTGGCTGTGCGCGATCGCCATAATTCCCACATCTTTTTACCTTGGAATCTTTTTTATACACCCCAGTGTGACTTCCTCAGTGCTGATAATGTTATCGAAATCGAACGTAGTCTCAATCTGACAGTTAACCCACTCACAAACCCAGAGGGAGGGGTACGGGGTGGGTTGGTGGTTTTGGAAGATATCAGCCAAGAAAAAAGGCTAAAAAATACAATGTACCGCTACCTTACCCCTGGTGTTGCAGAGCAGGTAATGGCACTAGGGGAAGATGCTTTGATGGTGGGAGAGCGTAAGGAAGTAACTATTTTGTTCTCTGACATTCGAGGATATACCACCCTGACAGAAAATCTGGGAGCAGCAGAGGTAGTATCCTTACTCAATCAATATTTTGAAACTATGGTAGAAGCCGTTTTCAACCATGAAGGTACCCTGGATAAATTTATTGGTGATGCCCTCATGGCTGTGTTTGGCGCACCTCTACCCCTCACAGAAAATCATGCATGGCGTGCTGTACAAGCAGCCTTAGAAATGCGCCATCGACTGGCGGAATTTAACCAACGACGGATTGTGCAGGAACAACCACAAATTAATATCGGCATTGGTATTAGTTCAGGGGAAGTAGTTTCTGGAAATATTGGCTCTCAGAAGCGGATGGATTACACAGTTATCGGTGATGGAGTGAATTTGAGCTCTCGCCTTGAAGGAGTGACAAAAGAGTACGGTTGTGATATAGTTATCAGTGAATTTACTTATAATCTATGTAGCGATAAAATTTGGGTGCGAGAGCTGGATAAAATTTGTGTCAAGGGAAAATACCAGGCAGTAACAATCTATGAACTGATTGGCGATCGCCAAACACCTCTAGATGCAGACACTAAAGAATTCCTTGCACTCTACAAATATGGTAGGCAAGCTTATCTATCAAGGGATTTTGCCAAGGCGATCGCAATTTTCCAGTCAGCGAAAAAAATCCGTCCTACCGATCAGCCTGTAGAAATTCACTTAGAGCGATCGCTCAATTATTTACACCAACCACCAAGCAATTCTTGGGACGGTATTTGGACAATGGTTACAAAATAA
- a CDS encoding glycosyltransferase family 1 protein codes for MRIALFTETFLPKVDGIVTRLRHTVEHLQRQGNQVMVICPDGGMTEYKGAKIYGVSGFPLPLYPELKLALPRPAIAEALEQFQPDIIHVVNPAVLGLAGIFHSKLHHIPLVASYHTHLPQYLQHYGLGMLEGVLWELLKAAHNQAAINLCTSTAMMAELSGHGIERVELWQRGVDTETFHPSLISSEMRSRLSQNHPESPLLLYVGRLSAEKEIERIKPILEAIPNSRLALVGDGPHRQALEKHFEGTNTYFVGYLMGKELGAAFASADAFIFPSRTETLGLVLLEAMAAGCPVVAARSGGIPDIVTDGVNGFLFDPSHDDQGAIAATLRLLEQRQERETIRQNARKEAERWGWAAATSQLQNYYRQIAYSEVSKAA; via the coding sequence ATGAGAATCGCTTTATTTACTGAAACCTTTCTACCCAAGGTTGATGGCATAGTGACACGCCTACGGCATACAGTAGAACATCTACAACGCCAAGGCAATCAAGTGATGGTTATCTGCCCAGATGGGGGGATGACAGAATATAAAGGGGCAAAAATTTATGGTGTGTCTGGTTTTCCTTTACCCTTATATCCAGAATTAAAATTAGCCCTACCTCGCCCAGCGATCGCCGAAGCTTTAGAACAATTTCAACCTGATATTATTCATGTTGTAAACCCGGCGGTTTTAGGTTTAGCTGGTATATTTCATAGCAAGCTCCACCATATCCCCCTGGTAGCTTCCTACCACACCCATTTACCCCAATATCTCCAACATTACGGCTTAGGGATGTTAGAAGGAGTCTTGTGGGAACTACTGAAAGCAGCACATAATCAAGCAGCAATTAATCTCTGTACTTCCACGGCGATGATGGCAGAATTGTCTGGACACGGCATTGAACGAGTAGAATTATGGCAACGAGGTGTAGATACAGAAACATTCCACCCTAGTTTAATCAGTTCAGAGATGCGATCGCGTCTATCGCAAAATCACCCGGAAAGTCCCCTTTTACTCTACGTTGGTAGACTTTCTGCGGAAAAGGAAATTGAGCGTATCAAACCGATATTAGAAGCAATTCCTAATTCTAGATTAGCCCTAGTAGGTGATGGTCCCCATCGCCAAGCTTTAGAAAAGCACTTTGAGGGAACTAATACTTATTTTGTCGGTTATCTCATGGGTAAAGAACTCGGTGCAGCTTTTGCCAGTGCAGATGCATTTATTTTCCCCTCCCGTACAGAAACCTTAGGGTTAGTATTATTAGAGGCAATGGCAGCAGGATGTCCTGTGGTGGCTGCCCGTTCTGGGGGGATTCCTGATATAGTCACAGATGGGGTCAATGGTTTTCTTTTTGACCCTAGTCATGATGATCAGGGAGCGATCGCTGCGACTCTACGTCTTTTAGAACAAAGACAGGAACGAGAAACTATCCGTCAAAATGCCCGCAAAGAAGCGGAACGCTGGGGATGGGCAGCAGCTACAAGTCAACTACAGAACTACTATCGGCAGATAGCTTACTCTGAAGTCAGCAAAGCTGCATAG
- a CDS encoding NAD-dependent epimerase/dehydratase family protein: MKVLVIGGDGYCGWATALYLSNRGYEVGILDNLVRRHWDNELGVQTLTPIASIQQRIQRWRDLTGKHIDLFVGDITNYDFLQKALHKFEPNAIVHFGEQRSAPFSMIDREHAVMTQVNNVVGTLNLLYAMREDFPDCHLVKLGTMGEYGTPNIDIEEGYITIEHNGRKDTLPYPKQPGSMYHLSKVHDSHNIHFACRIWGLRATDLNQGVVYGVLTEETGMDEMLINRLDYDGVFGTALNRFCIQAAIGHPLTVYGKGGQTRGFLDIRDTVRCMELAIANPAQPGEFRVFNQFTELFSVGDLALMVKKAGNAIGLNVDINNIENPRVEKEEHYFNAKNTKLLDLGLQPHYLSDSLLDSLLNFAIKYQNRVDKNEILPKVSWHRK; the protein is encoded by the coding sequence ATGAAAGTCCTGGTTATTGGTGGCGATGGCTATTGCGGTTGGGCAACCGCGCTTTACCTCAGCAATCGAGGTTATGAAGTTGGAATTCTAGATAATCTGGTGCGTCGGCACTGGGATAACGAGCTAGGTGTACAAACTTTAACTCCGATCGCCTCAATTCAACAACGAATCCAGCGCTGGCGTGATTTGACTGGCAAGCATATCGATTTGTTTGTGGGCGATATTACTAATTACGATTTTCTGCAAAAGGCATTGCACAAGTTTGAACCGAATGCGATTGTGCATTTTGGCGAACAACGTTCAGCACCTTTTTCGATGATTGATCGCGAACACGCGGTCATGACTCAGGTGAATAATGTTGTGGGTACTTTAAACTTACTCTATGCCATGCGGGAAGATTTCCCCGACTGTCACCTAGTGAAGCTGGGAACTATGGGTGAGTATGGTACACCCAACATCGATATTGAAGAAGGTTATATCACCATCGAACACAATGGGCGGAAGGATACTTTACCCTATCCCAAACAACCTGGTTCGATGTATCACCTGAGTAAAGTTCATGACAGTCATAATATTCATTTTGCTTGTCGCATCTGGGGGTTGCGAGCAACTGATTTGAATCAGGGTGTGGTTTATGGCGTGTTGACAGAAGAAACAGGTATGGATGAGATGCTGATTAACCGTTTAGACTATGACGGCGTTTTTGGCACAGCATTGAACCGTTTCTGTATTCAAGCGGCAATTGGGCATCCTTTAACTGTTTATGGTAAGGGTGGGCAAACCCGTGGCTTTTTGGATATTCGGGATACAGTACGATGTATGGAATTGGCGATCGCCAATCCTGCACAACCTGGAGAATTCCGCGTATTTAACCAATTTACTGAGTTATTCAGCGTTGGCGACTTAGCGTTAATGGTGAAAAAAGCAGGCAATGCCATCGGGTTAAATGTAGATATCAACAACATAGAAAATCCCAGAGTCGAAAAAGAAGAACATTATTTCAATGCCAAAAACACCAAGTTATTGGATTTAGGTTTGCAACCTCACTATCTCTCGGATTCTTTGCTGGATTCTTTATTAAATTTTGCCATCAAGTATCAGAACCGAGTTGACAAAAACGAGATTTTACCGAAGGTTTCTTGGCATCGCAAATAG
- a CDS encoding AAA family ATPase, whose translation MKEELNILIQAQYPLIYLVTSEEERAEQAISNIAQALKPQRRVYVWTVTHGIAEYGQPRNVAQHNTVSPEAAIDWIIRQREPGIFILKDLHPFIDAPATTRSLRDAIAGFKGMHKNIILMSPMQQVPIELEKEVVVLDFPLPDMGELNKTLTHHLDNHRGRRLSTEAREKLLRAALGLTKDEAEKVYRKAQVTTGRLTEEEVDIVLSEKKQLIRRNGILEYIEEDETINAVGGLEELKKWLKQRSNAFTERAREYGLPQPKGMLILGVPGCGKSLIAKTTSRLWGLPLLRLDMGRVYDGSMVGRSEANLRNALKTAESISPAILFIDELDKSFAGSSGSGDSDGGTSSRIFGSFLTWMQEKKSPVFVMATANRVERLPGEFLRKGRFDEIFFVDLPTPEERQDIFNIHLTKRRKDISRFDLEQLSKMSDGFSGAEIEQAIVAAMYEAFAQDREFTQLDIIAALKATLPLSRTMQEQVTALRDWARQRARPAASSVAEYQRMEF comes from the coding sequence ATGAAAGAAGAGCTCAATATTCTCATTCAAGCTCAATACCCTCTAATCTACCTTGTGACCTCCGAGGAAGAGCGGGCTGAGCAGGCTATCTCTAACATTGCTCAAGCATTGAAGCCGCAAAGACGGGTTTACGTTTGGACAGTAACTCATGGTATAGCTGAATACGGTCAACCCCGCAATGTCGCGCAACATAATACCGTTTCTCCAGAGGCAGCCATTGACTGGATTATTCGGCAGCGCGAACCAGGTATATTTATTCTTAAAGATTTACATCCATTTATAGATGCACCTGCAACTACCAGGTCTTTGCGTGACGCGATCGCTGGCTTCAAAGGTATGCATAAGAACATCATTTTGATGTCACCCATGCAACAAGTACCAATTGAGCTAGAAAAAGAAGTAGTTGTACTAGATTTTCCCTTACCAGATATGGGTGAGTTAAATAAAACCTTAACTCACCATCTTGATAATCATCGAGGACGACGTTTAAGCACCGAAGCTAGAGAAAAGCTCCTGCGAGCAGCTTTAGGTTTGACCAAGGATGAAGCAGAGAAAGTTTATCGTAAAGCTCAGGTAACCACAGGTCGTCTCACCGAAGAAGAAGTTGATATAGTTTTATCAGAAAAGAAACAATTAATCCGGCGTAATGGTATATTAGAATACATCGAAGAAGATGAAACTATTAACGCTGTAGGTGGTTTAGAAGAATTGAAAAAGTGGCTGAAACAGCGCTCTAACGCCTTTACAGAAAGGGCAAGAGAATACGGACTGCCCCAACCGAAAGGGATGTTAATTTTAGGTGTCCCTGGTTGCGGTAAATCCTTAATCGCTAAGACCACTTCCCGGCTGTGGGGTTTACCACTGCTGCGGTTAGATATGGGGCGAGTCTACGACGGCTCAATGGTGGGTCGCTCGGAGGCGAATCTACGTAACGCCTTGAAGACGGCAGAATCAATATCTCCAGCAATTTTGTTTATCGACGAGTTAGACAAATCTTTTGCGGGTAGCTCTGGTTCTGGGGATTCCGATGGTGGTACGTCCAGCCGCATCTTTGGCTCTTTCCTTACCTGGATGCAAGAGAAAAAATCTCCCGTGTTTGTCATGGCAACAGCCAACCGGGTAGAGCGTTTGCCAGGTGAGTTCCTCCGAAAGGGTCGTTTTGACGAGATTTTCTTTGTGGATCTGCCCACACCAGAAGAACGTCAGGATATTTTTAATATCCATCTGACGAAACGTCGTAAAGACATTAGTCGCTTTGATTTGGAGCAACTCTCCAAGATGTCAGACGGTTTTTCTGGGGCAGAAATTGAACAGGCGATCGTGGCAGCAATGTATGAAGCTTTTGCCCAAGATCGGGAGTTCACCCAATTAGATATTATTGCTGCGCTTAAGGCAACCTTGCCCCTGTCTCGAACGATGCAAGAACAAGTCACAGCCCTTAGGGACTGGGCTAGACAGCGTGCAAGACCCGCAGCATCCTCCGTAGCTGAGTATCAGCGTATGGAGTTCTAA